The following proteins are co-located in the Dehalococcoides mccartyi 195 genome:
- the ruvX gene encoding Holliday junction resolvase RuvX, with amino-acid sequence MDVGDKWIGVALSDPLRILASPLVILRRDDDAKTVENIEALVKTHQPDLLVIGLPVSLNGTIGPQAEKVKAFSGLLSQSLNTEIIFRDERFSTDEARRKMNDSGKNNKTVRDDAAAAAVILQDYLDETNPPCFQP; translated from the coding sequence CTGGACGTGGGTGACAAGTGGATAGGGGTGGCTTTGAGCGACCCCTTGCGGATACTGGCTTCGCCTTTGGTTATCCTCCGGCGTGACGATGATGCAAAAACAGTGGAAAACATTGAAGCTTTAGTCAAAACCCACCAGCCGGATTTGCTTGTTATCGGCTTGCCGGTATCTCTGAACGGGACTATCGGGCCTCAGGCGGAAAAGGTAAAAGCCTTCAGCGGGCTGCTCTCACAGAGTTTAAATACCGAAATTATTTTCCGGGATGAACGCTTTTCCACAGACGAAGCCCGCCGCAAAATGAATGACAGCGGCAAAAACAATAAAACTGTCCGGGATGATGCGGCCGCGGCCGCAGTTATTTTGCAGGATTATCTGGACGAGACTAATCCGCCCTGCTTCCAGCCTTAA
- the alaS gene encoding alanine--tRNA ligase, whose protein sequence is MFSSDELRENYLKFFEEKGHKRIASSSLIPHNDPTLLLTTAGMVQFKPYYLGVAKPENSRMTSCQKCFRTTDIESVGDASHLTMFEMLGNFSIGNYFKKEAIAWAWEYVTQRLNIPAEKLWVTVYLDDDEAIALWKEQGVPEGRIVRLGAADNFWGPAGDSGPCGPCSEIHYDFGQEMGCGKADCNPSCKCGRFCEIWNLVFVQFNQDKSGKRQNLPAPSIDTGMGLERLTILMQFRKNVYETDIFAPVIEKACQLSGRQYGIDAETDKALRIVSEHSRGITFLIADGVIPDKAGRGYVLRRLLRRAVLFGRRLGLEKPFLVDMAGAVIARMSGIYPELNKRQAYVLEMIASEEARFSETLATGLELLEEIVRQTKGGQISGQDAFKLYDTYGFPVEMTTEIAAERGLSVDLGGFEAEMEVQRTKARSSRKFSFDAAATAEAVKNMRHGEKTCFVGYELTRQKSTIMDILTEGGSVDSIEEGDEASIVLDESPFYAEMGGQVGDTGEIITGGGRFEVKNTLHLPNGVFLHQGRVISGCLKIAETAAAHIDEERRRDIARNHTATHILQTALRQVLGEQVQQRGSVVTPERLRFDFSHLKPMTKDEIRRAEEFVNDKIRRNLPVYAEEMPYRHALEEGVTALFGEKYGDRVRVLRVGRPAVSAELCGGTHVSASGEISLFKIVSESSVGAGLRRIEAVTGREAEAYINLQQDSLSELSGMLEAAPEESPRKLAELKEEIDTLKKTVQNLERQMSRGEAEELLSKAEDYKGIKLLVSRMTSVNADTLHETADFLRDKLGSGIIVLGTVSEDKPFFLCMVTPDLIEKGYHAGNIVKKLSQIAGGGGGGKPNMAQGGGRDKAKLDEALQAVKGML, encoded by the coding sequence TTGTTTAGCAGTGATGAATTACGCGAAAATTATCTGAAATTTTTTGAGGAGAAGGGGCATAAAAGGATTGCCAGCTCTTCCCTGATACCCCACAATGACCCCACCCTTCTTTTAACTACCGCCGGCATGGTGCAGTTTAAACCCTATTATCTGGGGGTGGCCAAGCCGGAAAACTCGCGTATGACTTCCTGCCAGAAGTGTTTCCGCACTACCGATATTGAATCCGTGGGGGATGCCAGCCACCTGACCATGTTTGAAATGCTGGGCAATTTCAGTATCGGCAATTACTTTAAAAAAGAGGCTATTGCCTGGGCCTGGGAATATGTGACCCAAAGGCTTAATATACCTGCCGAAAAACTCTGGGTGACAGTTTATCTGGATGATGACGAGGCTATTGCCCTCTGGAAGGAACAGGGAGTACCCGAAGGGCGGATAGTCCGGCTGGGTGCGGCTGATAACTTCTGGGGTCCGGCCGGGGATTCAGGCCCCTGCGGCCCGTGCAGTGAAATCCACTATGATTTCGGGCAGGAAATGGGCTGCGGCAAGGCTGATTGCAATCCCTCCTGCAAGTGCGGCCGTTTTTGTGAAATATGGAATCTGGTATTTGTCCAGTTTAATCAGGATAAAAGCGGCAAACGCCAGAATCTGCCTGCCCCCAGCATTGACACCGGGATGGGGTTGGAACGCTTGACTATCCTGATGCAGTTCAGGAAAAACGTATATGAAACCGATATATTTGCCCCCGTTATAGAAAAAGCCTGCCAGCTTTCGGGCAGGCAGTACGGGATTGATGCCGAAACTGATAAGGCTTTGCGGATAGTATCCGAACACAGCCGGGGCATTACTTTTCTGATTGCAGACGGGGTTATCCCGGATAAGGCGGGGCGGGGGTATGTGCTTCGCCGCCTGCTTCGGCGGGCAGTCCTTTTCGGGCGCAGGCTGGGCCTGGAGAAACCCTTTCTGGTGGACATGGCCGGGGCTGTTATTGCCCGCATGAGCGGCATTTACCCCGAACTTAACAAACGCCAGGCATATGTGCTGGAGATGATAGCCAGTGAGGAAGCCCGTTTTTCGGAGACGCTGGCTACCGGGCTTGAGCTTCTGGAAGAAATAGTCCGCCAGACCAAGGGCGGGCAGATTTCCGGGCAGGATGCCTTTAAACTATATGACACTTACGGTTTCCCGGTGGAGATGACCACCGAAATAGCCGCTGAAAGGGGCTTAAGTGTAGACCTTGGCGGGTTTGAAGCCGAAATGGAAGTCCAGCGTACCAAAGCCCGTTCCAGCCGCAAGTTCAGTTTTGATGCGGCGGCTACTGCCGAGGCAGTCAAGAATATGCGCCATGGGGAAAAGACCTGTTTTGTGGGTTACGAACTTACCCGCCAGAAATCAACTATTATGGATATCCTGACCGAAGGCGGCAGTGTGGACAGCATAGAAGAGGGTGATGAGGCCAGTATAGTGCTGGATGAAAGCCCTTTTTATGCCGAGATGGGCGGACAGGTGGGTGATACCGGTGAGATTATAACCGGCGGCGGGCGTTTTGAAGTTAAAAATACCCTTCACCTGCCTAACGGGGTTTTTCTGCATCAGGGGCGGGTAATAAGCGGCTGCCTGAAAATAGCTGAAACCGCCGCTGCCCATATTGACGAAGAACGCAGGCGGGATATTGCCCGTAATCATACCGCCACCCATATACTCCAGACAGCCCTCAGACAGGTGCTGGGTGAGCAGGTTCAGCAAAGGGGTTCGGTAGTTACGCCTGAGCGCCTCCGCTTTGATTTTTCCCATTTGAAACCCATGACCAAAGATGAAATCCGCCGGGCAGAGGAATTTGTAAATGACAAAATCCGCCGCAACCTGCCGGTTTATGCCGAGGAAATGCCCTACCGCCATGCCCTGGAAGAGGGGGTAACCGCCCTTTTCGGGGAAAAATACGGTGACAGGGTGCGGGTGCTTAGGGTGGGGCGTCCGGCTGTTTCAGCCGAACTCTGCGGCGGTACCCATGTGAGTGCCAGCGGCGAAATAAGCCTGTTTAAAATAGTCAGTGAAAGCAGTGTGGGGGCAGGCCTTCGGCGGATTGAAGCCGTAACCGGGCGTGAGGCCGAGGCTTATATTAACCTTCAGCAGGACAGTTTATCCGAGCTTTCGGGTATGCTGGAAGCTGCGCCTGAGGAATCTCCCCGTAAACTGGCTGAACTTAAAGAAGAGATAGATACGCTTAAGAAAACAGTCCAGAATCTGGAACGCCAGATGTCCCGCGGAGAGGCGGAAGAGCTGCTTTCCAAAGCTGAAGATTATAAAGGGATTAAACTGCTGGTCAGCCGCATGACTTCGGTCAATGCGGATACCCTGCATGAAACGGCTGATTTCCTGCGGGACAAGCTGGGCAGCGGGATAATAGTGCTGGGTACGGTTAGCGAGGACAAGCCCTTTTTCCTGTGCATGGTAACGCCGGACCTTATTGAGAAAGGTTATCATGCCGGCAATATAGTCAAAAAACTTTCCCAGATAGCCGGCGGCGGCGGCGGCGGCAAGCCGAATATGGCTCAGGGCGGCGGGCGTGACAAAGCCAAACTGGACGAAGCCCTGCAGGCTGTAAAGGGAATGCTATAA